A DNA window from Hypomesus transpacificus isolate Combined female chromosome 24, fHypTra1, whole genome shotgun sequence contains the following coding sequences:
- the clp1 gene encoding polyribonucleotide 5'-hydroxyl-kinase Clp1 → MSTEGPEKVGEEGAGAGAGPGAGGTRFDLEKETELRFEVEAGERVQLELLTGLAEVFGSELNRNKKYTFGPGSKIAVFTWQGCSVSLSGKTEVAYVSRDTPMLLYLNTHAALEQMRRQAERDNERGPRVMVVGPTDVGKSTVCRLLLSYAVRLGRRPTLVELDVGQSGVSVPGTMAALCIERPADVEEGFSVQAPLVFHFGSTSPGTNIKLYNKLTSCLAEVFSQRCEVNRKASVGGCIINTCGWVKGSGYQALVHCASAFEVDVVLVLDQERLYNELKRDLPHFVRVVLLPKSGGVVERSKECRRETRDEKIREYFYGFRGVSFYPHAFDVRFSDVRIYKIGAPSIPDSCLPLGMSQDDTQLKLVPVTPGRDLTHHVLSVSCADDGGEEGAGGARRGVLESPVCGFIVVTAVDTQAQVMTVLSPAPRPLPRHTLLIMDIRFIDLK, encoded by the exons ATGTCAACAGAGGGCCCTGAGAAGGTTGGGGAGGAGGGTGCGGGGGCCGGAGCAGGTCCAGGAGCTGGGGGGACTAGGTTCGACCTGGAAAAGGAGACAGAGCTAAGGTTTGAGGTGGAAGCCGGGGAGCGCGTGCAGTTGGAGCTGCTCACAGGATTGGCTGAGGTTTTTGGGTCAGAACTAAACCGTAACAAGAAATACACTTTTGGACCAGGCTCCAAGATTGCTGTATTTACATGGCAGGGATGCAGTGTCTCACTCTCAGGAAAGACTGAG GTGGCTTACGTTTCACGTGACACCCCCATGCTGTTATACCTCAACACACATGCAGCCTTGGAGCAGATGAGAAGACAAGCCGAGAGAGACAACGAGAGGGGGCCGAGG gtgatggtggtggggcCTACAGACGTGGGGAAGTCCACGGTGTGTCGTCTGCTGCTGAGCTACGCTGTGAGACTGGGCAGGAGGCCCACGCTGGTGGAGCTGGACGTGGGGCAGAGCGGG GTGTCTGTCCCAGGGACCATGGCAGCACTGTGCATCGAGCGGCCAGCAGACGTAGAGGAGGGCTTCTCAGTCCAGGCTCCCCTGGTCTTCCACTTCGGTTCCACAAGCCCTGGGACCAACATCAAACTCTACAATAAG CTGACGTCGTGTCTGGCCGAGGTGTTCTCTCAGAGGTGTGAGGTGAACCGGAAGGCCAGCGTCGGGGGCTGCATCATCAACACCTGCGGCTGGGTCAAGGGCTCGGGGTATCAGGCCCTGGTCCACTGTGCCTCGGCCTTCGAAGTGGACGTGGTCCTGGTTCTGGACCAGGAGAGGCTCTACAACGAGCTCAAACGCGACCTCCCGCACTTTGTCCGCGTGGTCCTCCTGCCCAAGTCGGGCGGCGTGGTGGAGCGCTCCAAGGAGTGCCGGCGCGAGACCCGGGACGAGAAGATCCGCGAGTACTTCTACGGCTTCCGCGGCGTCTCCTTCTACCCCCACGCCTTCGACGTGCGCTTCTCCGACGTGCGCATCTACAAGATCGGCGCGCCGTCCATCCCGGACTCCTGCTTGCCCCTGGGGATGTCGCAGGACGACACGCAGCTGAAGCTGGTGCCCGTGACGCCGGGTCGCGACCTCACGCACCACGTGCTGAGCGTGAGCTGCGCCGAcgacgggggggaggagggggccgggggggcgcgGCGGGGCGTGCTGGAGAGCCCGGTGTGCGGGTTCATCGTGGTGACGGCGGTGGACACGCAGGCACAGGTGATGACCGTGCTGTCGCCGGCGCCGAGACCCCTCCCCCGGCACACGCTGCTCATCATGGACATCCGCTTCATCGACCTGAAATAG